gtgtattaaaattcaaatataaacaATCAGTACAATTCGAATTGAAGAGTTCTTTGATCTCTAATAACAAACCTATGTTTGAGCTTGAATTAAGCTTATGCACACTGCAGAGTCACATAATCCAACGTCCAAAAAGTTAAGTTCTAGACTTTAAATGTCTTTGCATTACGGGTTAGACTATTTAGATAAGAATTGGTACTTAGTGAGTGTTAATACTATaatctaaaagaagaaaatgaagttactaatttaaaaaatgtaggTAGAAAAGAgcaataattactaattaaaaaaagatgagcaaaaactgaagaagaaggtatgtGTAAAGATTATGGAGAACAGATCTAAGTGAAGTAGTTGGTGATTGGTGGGAACATAATTACTTTGTTAGTGTGTCTGTATCAAATGTTTAAAATGGTGTAAGTCGACTCAGACATCAAGTCTTATCACCCACTTGCAGCTTTATTTCTTTGGTGCGTTCTTCATCAGATTTAACTTCCCCTTGACCTATCTCTACTCTCAACCCCATAATTCCCATTTTCCTAATAGATAATTactagctatagttttcatcaTGACACAACAGATTCTTCATAGATTATGTTGTGACACCCAATCATGAGAAAAGCTCATCCATATGAAGCATATCtcattaaactttttttttttgtttttgaaaatatagaaaCCAATCGTGTTGAATGTTAAATTGATAAAACAGAATCAAAATTGGATATTGTTTGATAGCAAATTACTCATTTGGATTTGGGTTGCTTTTATTAATATCTACAAAAATAAAGGAGAATTAGGAGTGAAAGTTACACTATAAGATCCAAATAAGTCTTGATCTGATGCGAACTAGAAAGCAGACAATAGGCATCGCCATTGTGGCAAAAAAGCAAAAGCGAACCCTTTACATATCTGAAGACATAATTTCCAATCACATACCGAAAGAAGTTTCAACAATcctaacttctttttttctttttcttctttttataattgtCTTTGAATCATTAGCTAGGTATGGTTTAAAAATATGACAACCCTTCCCGTGACCCTACTAGCCCACCACTAGCTTGCCCTTATGGATCTCGAGCTGGCCTTGCaggacatcgatcctaacccctcactgtggatatgaactattcatccaaatccaccagtaggttattggtgcgccaggcgttcctcgaaccctggtctccaccctttaacaactttcccacaggacaagctgtcaccaattgacatCCGctccaacggaccccaagctggccctgcaggacaTCGATCCTAATCCCTCACCGTGGATATAGAACTATTCATCTAAATCCACcaataggttattggtgcgccagacgttcctcgaaccctgatCTCCACCCTTGAACAATCTTTCCACAGGACAAGCTATCACCAATTGAGCTGCagataacaaagaaacaaatggtGGTGCATGCCTTTGTTTCTTCTCGTTACCTTACGTTTTACACGTTTTAAGAACCGCAATATGCTGATTTTCGCGTAGCTTGGGGATGTTCCTCCGGTAGCCTGATCTTGGGTAGCTGGGAGAAAGTTCAAGACAGAAGATATGTTACGATCAAAACAATCATCACAGACGACAAATAGATTGTCAATCGTACGTGTAACTGATGTTGGAGTCTATAATGAATTAGGGTTTAAGGTAATGCATGGGCTAATCTTTGCTCAAATGTCAACTAACCCTTGGAAACAGAGTATTTTACCTTTCTGTTGGATATGTTATTTTACTACATTCaacgtacatatatataagtcacGGAAAACAATGTTCATGTTGTGTTCCTTAACATTCAAACTAATCGTTGCACTTTATAACTCCATAAATCATCAGCCAATGAAAAAAATCAACGTTAGTATATATTGAAGACAATAACAATAGCCTGAGCCATGACATAGGGTCTAAAAAAGGACTTGATTCCATATTCATCAGTAAGAACTTGGCCCTTGGAAAATTTGGCACATCATGGAAATGACAAATGAAGTGACGGGTTAAAAACTCACGTGAAAAATAAGGAAGAGAAATTAAAATACTAGACCATGGAAGGAGAAGGTAGAGATACTCTTATGCTTGTGATCCATAACCAGCTTTGTTTCCCACTCGAATCTTGTTGACATTGTCTTTGCTCAAATGTTATGTTAGGGGATCTGATTCCTGATGTCTAATCATAGTTAGTAGATATATAAcagaaatcaaactcaataaAAACGTGATCTAAGAGTAAAGACAATATTTTACTACTGAAAAGATGATTTAATCTGTAAAATGCCCCCATGGCTCTCCCCATAAGTATGTTGCAATAAGATTAAACCACTTAGGCGATATTTGTAGATTCCCACCATGAATAAAGAAGGAGAATACATTCACACATTacatcagaaaaataaaattaaaaaaaaaaaaaagcaaaagggaGACAAGATGATTTCTCTCAGAGAATATctcagaaacagaaacaaacccCTGTTTTGTGAATTATCCCAAATTTGCAGCTTCATTCTCTTGTCATCCATCACCAGCTCAAGGTTCCATATCTTGATATTAATATTGTCAAACCCCAATACAACTCATACAACTTGTCCCATAGGACAAAGTTCAAACTAATCTTGAAACCATTAAGACCATCTCCACTCCAGAAACTCATCTAAATTactcaaaattaaactaatcatataattaatattaaaataatcaaagcaATCCACTAAgaactttaaacaaaatcaccTTCCACTAGAGAAGCCCTATCAAAGTTGCTTAATCATTataatccaaaatttataaacaatttcAAGTTTCTTAATTGTATGTAAACCTTTAATTGAATCAAAATGTATGTAAAGAGATTACAATACAAAGAGATTACAATATTAGTTAGTATGAACCTTATCAAGACATCTAATACAAAGAGATTACAATATTAGTGAATGAAGCAGCTCATTGAAAGGGAAGAAACCTCTGAATGTATATGAGGTCGCTTCCATGGCCAAGATGGTTCTCCTAATGGGAGCGTCACTAGATGAAGTAGGAGACTTGACCGCCACAATGGATGTCAAACTCATCCTCCGCTACACATCAAACCACACACAACATCATGTGTTAAAGCTCATATATAATTTTGCACTAATGAATCTTATATTGAATCTGAACGGGCTTTTGGGAATGAATCTGAACGGACTTTTTCGGTTTTCGCctttcttggtttgttgttgagGAAACGAGGCTTGAAAGCATGATGGTAGGATACATGCTACAGGTAGTTTGCATGATGGATCTATGCAAGGATGTTGGATACAGTACGAAGCAATATGACAAGACGGTTGTGAAGTTGATTGAATCAGTGTAGGACTCACGAAACTCTGCAACTCAAGTGCAAGAAGTACTTCAGAAGCATAAAACCTGCAAATTTCGAAAAcataagaaacagagaaaacagaggatcCACTAGAATGTGAAATGTCTCAGATTCTTGAAAGCtatacaaaacaatcaaatcaacttgattttaaaaCTCTCACACAGCAAACACAAAAACGCAACACATATGAATAAAACCAATTTGAAATTACTCTCACATCAACACAAAAACATCGCCAAGAAATAAGACAAAACAGAGGATCAATGAATAAATGTTTGCCAGATTCTTAAAGCTACATAGAAGAATCAAAGCAATCTGACTTCACTCTCAGACAAAACCTCAAAACATAAccataaaaagacaaaacagattCTTAAAGCTACATAGAAGAAAcattgaaagagagagacttgAAACCATTTCTAATCAGTAAAATCACCAAGTACGTTGCCGGTTCCATTCAAATAAATGTCAGACCAAATGCTACCAAAACAAATTGGTAGGAAGCGGACTCTCTAGCCAAGAGTTTCAAGGCCTTGTTTAGTAACAGTAACACAATATAACAGCAAAAAATCTGTCCTTGTGGCCTACCATTTCTGGCTGTCTGGCTCTCTTATCTCCtttctacacaaaaaaaaaagaatagaaacaaCAGCTCAACGAAAACAAAGTTTGAGCAAGGGAGATCGAAAGAAGAGACAATGGATACACAATCTAATAGTTGCCCCCATTAGATTGAATCCGAACAGAGACTAATCAAAGTTTAATTCAAGTTGAATCCGAACCTAATCGCTAGCCGGTGGACCTCGCCGTCCGCCTTAGGCCATCAGAAGCAACATCCGCTGACGAGTTTTCCGGACTTGAGGTGAATTGGCGAATCCATCgggagagaaaagagagaaagggtCGGGAAAGAAACCCTACAACCAATCTAAACCTGACACGTATGGGTTGCTTATGATTTGCTCTGGGTTGCTCCAACTCCTTCCGGAAGAAGCGATTCTCGGATTTTTGAGCTATATTatgggttttttaatttttttttttgatcataaATAGAAGAGTAACCCATTGAGCACTCCCCACCGGAGGTGCTCTAAGAAGCCTTAATACAATAGATTCTATAAGACTGAAGGAATCTCAAAAAGTAGAAACCAGAATCATCTACTCGGAGTACCTGAGGAGTACGTCAGCATTCCGGTCAATCTATCTCGGAGATTCATAGATtatttttctcgttttttttggttggatcGATCTAGACCGTTGGATCTTGTTCGCGATAGCTTGATTTAAAGGTTACCTTTGAAACGCTGCCGTATAGTGTTGTAGCTTTCCATTACTGCAAACGACGACTGGTTGTTTTGTTAACACTCAACTAATACTGGGCCTTGGGCTTGACTCTTTAGCTAATCTGAAAACGATTGTTTTTAGACTCAGCGTATATGGGCCTTAAGCAAAAACTTCAGATCCAACCCAATTAAAAGAAGCGATGCGTCAGATCAGATGGAAGAGATCCTCCTACGTAATCTCAACCGTTTATTTATCTACGCCACGTCATCAATCCTAGTAAAAACACAGAAACCAATAAAAAGCAATCACATTGTATCTcttatataaacaacaaatctGATTACGCCTTCTCAGATCATTCATCATCAACGCCGTCTCTCTGAACTTTAATCTCATAATCTGTGATGGCACCGAAAGGAGCGGAGAAGAAACCAGCCGGGAAAGCACCGGCGGCGGAGCAACTACCAAAGGCGGAGAAGAAGATCAGCAAAGAAGTAGGAGGaagcgagaagaagaagaagaaatcgaagaagagcGTGGAGACTTACAAGATCTACATCTTCAAGGTTCTGAAACAAGTCCATCCAGATATCGGGATCTCTGGGAAAGCCATGGGGATTATGAACAGTTTCATCAACGACATCTTCGAGAAACTCGCTCAGGAATCGTCTAAGCTCGCTAGGTATAACAAGAAGCCGACGATTACCTCGAGGGAGATTCAAACCGCCGTGAGACTTGTCTTGCCTGGTGAACTCCCTAAGCATGCTGTTTCTGAAGGCACCAAGGCGGTTACCAAATTCACCAGTTAGGGTTTTCTGTTACTTTCCGGTTTAAATGTTTGGTTTAGACTCGATTTCCGAAATTTGATGGATTATTTGGTTCTTCATCCTCTCAATAAATtgatatttacttatttagtcCCCAAGGTGGATAGACGATAGACTAGTGATTTGTTGTTATGCACCACAGCAATGACGATAGACTATATCAAAGTAACATATCTTGCCGTAGCAGGAGGTATTAGGGTCGTATACGAACCAAACCACCATGACCATGTTGCTGCGTTTGAAATCATAATGTCACTCCCGACTGCATCATAGAACCAAAACAGGGtgtgttttagttttagaaGGGAAATACATACTACAATATTGCTTTAGACATggagaaacaaaatttgttactCAGTTTTGGATTTAAATTGTTTGCGTCTTCCAACATTCAAATGGTTATGCCTTGTGCCAATTCTGAATTCTGGTAAGATATATGGTTCTATCCGTTGGTAGTGATGATTGAACAACTCTCAGTGTTATATCGATCGACCGGACCtatcaaacattaaaaatagAGATGTGGATGACAAATAAAACCGATGCTGAAATCCCTTTGTTATGGAGCCATGGAAGGAATCTGTTACAATGGATTTCAAAGTTCGCAGCCGTTATGTTCCAGTTTGCAATTCTTTGATACATGAGGAGAAGAGAGTGGCCGCATGTAGTAGTTTTCTAAGCGGGGGACGGTAACACTAATTGGAGAGCACGATGAATATCAAATATTGTCATAAAACCAAACGCTATTTTCTTACGCAATGTTCACAATACTAATCGCTGATTCTCATCATACTTGTTACATCGTCATTTATACCAACAGGTCGTTGAATCATGACGTTTATAATACCAACAGACCGACCTAATTTTTAGGTAGATTTTGTTCGGGTGTAATTGATTTCCTTAAATAGCAGTTTATTAGCCCGTTATTAgacccaaaaagaaaagtatCCAGGCCCAATAAAGAAAAGTCTTAAAAAGATAAAAGGAATACGTGTACGGTAATGAATCAATCTGTAGGGTAGGCCGCCACATCTATCACCGTTGAtatattcttgtttttaaaaacgACATCAATCATTTTCTtcgtctccttccttcctttgtgttcgtcttcttcttcatcttctcaaattAGCCTTTTTCCTTATTATTATCTTCCTCCTCACGCGTGAGATTCGTTGTGGATATAATTAATTCTTCTCCTTAATTCTctggttttactttttttttccatgatCCGATTTTAAGGCTTTTTTCGGTATATCTTTGTCCTTTGTTCTATCTGCATCAAAAGTTTTCTGAGATCTctgaagatttttttctttggatttcgAAATTggagaactagggtttttttgcGGTGCTAGGGTTTCGAAGAGCATAAGATAAAGAATGCCTTCGGTGCCCTCAAAGCtacttcttgttcttcttctcctttcgtTGACTCCTTCGTTGACTCCTTATCATTCTGGTTTGAGTTCTTCTAATCGTTCTAAACCTTTTGAAAAGAGTGATTGGCGTGGTAATCTTAGTTAACATTTCATATTCCTTCTTCCCCTCTCtgctctcttcttttttacccttttccctctctctctcgtccTCGTCTCGTTCTTGAGATTTCTTAGCTCGGATACACAATCTTTTATCCATCTCTGGTGTTTTCATTTGCAACCcaaaaaggtaattttttttttttttttttttgtctcaagctttaattttttgttcaatttggggtttttgtttcaaatttatgCAAGTAGAGTGAATGGGATTTAAGAAATGACTCTTTATTTCATATGTGTGAGCATTTGGTTTGTAATAATTTGTGCTGTGACTAATCTTAtgcttttgtttcctttgtgtGTTCTAAAGATCATTCATTTACTAATGATAacttttgaatttgtttgtgTGACTATCTTCAGCTTTTTTAGTTGGATATGAGCTCTGTTTGTGGTAAGTTGGATTTCAAAGATGCAAGCTTTGAGATTTCGGCTTCGAGTTCCACACAATGTTCTAAAGGCTTCAAGCATACTTCGTTTACTGGATCTGAAGATTCTCAGGAGTCTGATGGAGGAGATGAAACTGGTTATATACACCAAACTGTGAATGAAGAAACTACTGATGATATAAGGATTCCATCAAATCCACTTTTAAGTCCCAActcttctgatgatgaagacaAGGATGAGAATCTTACGACTGTAAGTCAGGATTCTGGttaactatctattttttattcttagATTTTGCTGTTTCTGGTctatatatctaaaaacaaGTTGGGTACCAGTTTTTGGAGCTTCAAAGATCACACTAGCTAGTTGTTTTGCCTAGGCTATCGAATTAGTGTTTCTGGAGTTCCGTAGTTTGTATTTTAATAAGAGTTTAAGAGTCCTGGCAAATGGCTGTTGTCGGTTAGATTGATTTCCTAGTGAGAACCTTTTTATATCTCTTAAGCCAAGGCTGCGTATTCCCAGCTCTATGCTGGTTGTTTCTCACCTGTTTCTTGAATTGCAACAGACACCAGTTGTTCTCATCCCAGCCATAAAAGGCAGTCGAGAGAAGCATGGCTTGTCACTGAGGAAGACGAGTGTTTCATGGGCGGCTGATGTGTATGATCCTCCTCCCTCGATAGCCTCCCACACAAGAAGCAAGAAACAGCAGCAGAAACCCAAGAGCAAAGACAACCATAGGAAGACCGGAAAGAAAGGACAGAAGGGTAAAGACAACTCTTCCTCGCGTGGTGGCAGCAgcaaagacaagaagaaaactTCTCGCAAGCACAGCTGCGAGAAATTTGAATGGGTAACTCAGATGCCTTTAGTTGCAGCATCTTCTTGAATGGCATTGGCTTACTAATTTCATCACATCTATGAGCTTGGCCACCTCTTGTCTAATAATCATCAAATCTCTGTGTCTGTTTCTTGTTGAATTTCATAACTTTCCTTGTGTGTAATAGATGATCCCTAAATCGTTTGTTGCTTCtactttattcttttttggATTTAGTTTCTCTGTGAGTTTCTTATGTGTAATAGATGATCGATCATCCCTAACACTATTCTTGTAGttttgttgcttctttttcCTTATTGAGATTTAACAGTTTCAAACGGAAGAGGTTGACAACACTATAAAGAAGTTGTATAATGTATATAGTATTGATATGTCTTCCCAAAAATAAACTTCACCTATAGTCTTTCCTGTTTGCATGCGAGACTCATCAATGCTTTCTTATAATTACACACAAGCCTAAAAAGCTCAGCAGTATGGCCGGGCCTATTCGATGTAGGAGTAATTGTCGGCAAATATGTAAGTCGGTACGTCCCCATCCTAGTGTGCAGGAGCGGATGAAGGAAGTGCAGAAAAGCAGAGCTGATACTGATTATAATATATGCGCCATGACCTTGTATACAAATTTCATTCTCGATCATGCATTATCTCTTACAAATAGTGTGAAAAAATTGTTAACACTATTGTGAAAATTTTATTGAAGTTTCACTTTATGTGAAGAACTCAAATGAACTTTGTTTATTGAATCGTTGCTGTCTTATTTGAAGCAAAATCAGTTTATAAATTGAGATAATAACACAACAACAGTACATGAAACTCTGTCTCTCGGTCTCACTCTCAGTCCTATGAGGTGTACTCAGCATTGATCTTGACATAATCATAGCTAAGATCGCACCCCCAAGCCTTTCCGATGGCTGCACCTTCACCTGTTCACCGGACAAAACCACACTCAGGTCCACAATACAGGGTTTATTTCATAAAGCTAGTCAAAACACTCTCTTACCTACGGATAAATCGATCGTAACCGTTCCATGAACCTCGCCCTTTTTCTTGAGGTAGTTACTGGCTCCATCCCTGTTATATGCATTTGTGTAAGAACATGATCTAACTACATTTTCCCATTGAGAGACAAATCTATTGTAAGATAAACCTGTCAAATGGAAGAGGTTGACCACTCTCCATGAGTGAGAACTCGCCGAGCGATATCTTGAGCTTATCCATCTGGAAAGAAACCCCGGCATAGCCAGCAGCTGCGGCTATCCGTCCCCAGTTTGGATCTCTCCCATAAACAGCTGCCTGTCACACCAGCAACAATAGATGTTTACTATTAATTTAGAAGCAAGAAATGCTCAGTTTGATTATTCATGTACGTCTATTTCTGATCTCATACTTTGACCAGTGAAGAGGAAGCCACCGAGCGTGCAATTTTCCCTGCCTCTGCTTCAGTTTCTGTTCCTTTTACAGTTACCTGGTGATTTTTGTGTTAAGGTTTGTGTTAAATCAGAGGTTTGGGAGAAGAAGTTTTGTTTTATGAACCTCGATGAGACATGTTGCGCCTTCACCATCCCAAGCTATTGATTTAGCGAGCCCTTGCATCACCTGAAAAACATTACATACCGCAGCAACTGTTATGAagatagcaaaaaaaacatacatacatacatttttTAGGGTTCCATCATCCATGTTAAGTCCAGCTCATGAACAACTGTTACGaagatagcaaaaaaaaacatacataccGCATCAAGGCATGCCTGAAGCTGTGCAGCTTCGTTAGAATTCAAAGAAGATATAGAAGGTGATCCAGATAGTCCACTCGCCAATGCAATGACTGTGTCATTAGTACTCGTGTCGCCATCTACCTATAAGACCATGAGTTAAATTTAATCAGGACTTGGGAAATGAAATGCATCCAATTACAACAATGTTTGAAACTGTGTAACCTACAGTGATCTGGTTGAAGCTTCGGTTTACTGCAACCTTTACCATCTTTCTCCAGATATCACTTTCAACTAGCGCATCCGTTGTGATGACCTGAGAAAGATAAATATCGATTTGGCATTGTTTAAAACAATGTATGTTCAAACAGATACACGCCTAAGAAGAAAGTAATAAAGGACATACACCTAACATAGTAGCCATATTTGGATGGATCATCCCGGAGCCTTTTGCCATACCCCCAACTCTAATTGTAGTTCCACCGACCTGAGCAATTTCAAAGTTTTGTAAGATACATCAAATGCCAGAAATAGGATACAAAGGTGTTTCTTGAACCTACCTGTGATTCAACTGCAACACTCTTGCTTACAAGATCCGTTGTTGTGATTGCTACAGCAGCAGAATCTGCCCTGTATATCAAATTCATATGGTTATGTCCAACGGCTACTAAAGAACTTGAAGATTGTGCCATCTACAAACTAAGAGAAAGATTGAGAAAAGAAGGTTATACTCTTCAACAGAGTCTGATATGGAGTTGACTAGGGTTGGAAGTGACTGGATAAGCTCTttctgcaaaagaaaaagaatgagaaatATGTTGGAGAGACTCTTCCTGCAAATAATTAAGGGTAAACTAACTTAATCGGAGCACTTGCATGGAAAAGGAATGAGAAATAACTTGTACCTTTTTAATCCTCTGACCAATAACCCCAGTTGACTCGATTAACACTTCCTCTGGATTCACTTTAAGTAGCTGCAGCAATAAAGAAACAAACGGTAACTATGTTGAACGACATGAGGTTTGCGCAAGACTCGGGAATGAAAGACACCAAGGGCATACCGTCGCAAGAGAACCAACACAGTCTAACATATCTTGGTAACCAGCATCACCCTGAAAAAATGAATGATCTTAATCCTTAATAACTATAACAATAATGAGTGATGCATAGCTAATAACCATGTCGATTTCAGGCTACTTCACAATCATATTAATGAACTCCTAAACCCATAACCCTAAATCTCAACTTACTGAAAAATCATAGGATCACATCTAAGAACATCTTACCGTAGCTGCATTGGCTTGACCAGCGTTGATCAACACCGCACGCGCCTGAAAAGTTTCAAACCTTACTGATTTCAGAGCTCAAAATCACAAACTGCTTTGGTTCGAGATCTTAAAATCGAAATGATAAGGTGGAGAGGATTACCGTTTTGGAAGTCTCAAGAACCTTTTTGCAGTAAACTACAGGAGCAGCAGCAACCACATTCAAAGTAAACACCCCTAACAAAattccccaaaaaaaacaaagtcagaAACATTTTGCCTCtgaatacacacacacacacacacacacacacacacacacacacacaatattaAGAACCAAACAAGCTAAGCATTGGAACCTGCAGCTACAGCTTCAACATCACAAGTTACAAGAGCAAGATCAGGTTTCTTTCCAGCAGCTCGTAATCCAGCATACATACCAGCAGCTTTAAACCCTTTAGCAGCTGTAACTCCACCAGCTATCTAACCCAACAAAaagatttctctattttacaaaacttttgaagcaactaattaaaaataaagattactAAGTTATGATGCCAAAGCAAAACCTGTTTCCATGAGCCTTCAGGTAAAGAGATTGGAGCTGCTTGTATGTTAGCAGACGCCTCCTCCACACTGGTTGCTACTGCGAACACTCTAAAATCTCTCCGTGAAGACGCCATAAAACTCTGAATTTTTTTGccaaagttttaatatttttcttcttaaatgGCAACtaaatcacacacacaaaatagaTGAAGAATGAGAGAAGAGACCTTAGGCGCGAAGAAATGAGGAAGCTTGAAGGATGCGAAGTGAGTATGAGAACAATGCAttgttttaaaacaatcaccaaATCAGGAAGCTGCAGATTAATTAAGTATGAGACCAGAGAAGATAAAGATAAGTCCCAAACTAGAAATTATATGTGATACTCAAAACTAGAAGATGATCAAAGGGGAGAGAGATCACCTTGAAGAGAGCTTGGGTTCGTGGAGTCTCAAcgagaatgatttttttttttttttttgaattagcTTCGGCTGCAGGCCGTACATAATGTAGAGTGTCCCCCCTCTCAATCAAATACAACCCTCAATAATTAAGCCGGTTAATAAAAGCCAGTCATTGAACCGGGAATCAATTGTATattaaaccaaacccaaattGCATAAAAGATAGTTAAGGTTAAGGATCAAGAGAATCCCTGTCACATTGTACTTTCGTCTGAAAATCAAAACCTTTGAACCCTAGAAGAAGTCACAGTTCTTGTCtttttatgtcaaaaaaaaaaaaaaaaattcacagtGACAACGAAGGGGAGAGTCACCGTGGCAGAGAAAGAGACGGAGGGAGGCTGTGAATGTGATAAAATAAAACGCCGCGTTTTAGactttctattttgattttttttggtcagtCATTGTGTCCTTTTCTGTTTTGCCTGATACAGCTTTTAGTTATTCTTATTACT
The sequence above is drawn from the Camelina sativa cultivar DH55 chromosome 4, Cs, whole genome shotgun sequence genome and encodes:
- the LOC104782172 gene encoding histone H2B.4-like — its product is MAPKGAEKKPAGKAPAAEQLPKAEKKISKEVGGSEKKKKKSKKSVETYKIYIFKVLKQVHPDIGISGKAMGIMNSFINDIFEKLAQESSKLARYNKKPTITSREIQTAVRLVLPGELPKHAVSEGTKAVTKFTS
- the LOC104782173 gene encoding uncharacterized protein LOC104782173 → MSSVCGKLDFKDASFEISASSSTQCSKGFKHTSFTGSEDSQESDGGDETGYIHQTVNEETTDDIRIPSNPLLSPNSSDDEDKDENLTTTPVVLIPAIKGSREKHGLSLRKTSVSWAADVYDPPPSIASHTRSKKQQQKPKSKDNHRKTGKKGQKGKDNSSSRGGSSKDKKKTSRKHSCEKFEWVTQMPLVAASS
- the LOC104782175 gene encoding arginine biosynthesis bifunctional protein ArgJ, chloroplastic; its protein translation is MHCSHTHFASFKLPHFFAPKSFMASSRRDFRVFAVATSVEEASANIQAAPISLPEGSWKQIAGGVTAAKGFKAAGMYAGLRAAGKKPDLALVTCDVEAVAAGVFTLNVVAAAPVVYCKKVLETSKTARAVLINAGQANAATGDAGYQDMLDCVGSLATLLKVNPEEVLIESTGVIGQRIKKKELIQSLPTLVNSISDSVEEADSAAVAITTTDLVSKSVAVESQVGGTTIRVGGMAKGSGMIHPNMATMLGVITTDALVESDIWRKMVKVAVNRSFNQITVDGDTSTNDTVIALASGLSGSPSISSLNSNEAAQLQACLDAVMQGLAKSIAWDGEGATCLIEVTVKGTETEAEAGKIARSVASSSLVKAAVYGRDPNWGRIAAAAGYAGVSFQMDKLKISLGEFSLMESGQPLPFDRDGASNYLKKKGEVHGTVTIDLSVGEGAAIGKAWGCDLSYDYVKINAEYTS